Genomic DNA from Torulaspora delbrueckii CBS 1146 chromosome 8, complete genome:
AAAGCGATAACAACtttttggatttgcaaAGCCAATTCTCTGGTTGGAGCCAAAATCAAAGCTTGTGGAGACTTCAAAGCACTGTcgattctttgcaaagcagCGATCGAGAAAGTACCAGTCTTACCAGTACCAGATTGAGCCTGAGCCAAGACATCGTGACCTTCAATGATAGGCAAGATAGCACGTTGTTGAATAGCAGATGGATCTTCGAAACCGTAACCAAAAACACCTCTCAACAAttcattcttcaagttcatgTCATCGAACTTGTAGACAACCTTGTCGTAGTTGGTTTGAATTTGggattcttcaacttcagtAATACCTTCAGACATGTTTGCGATTGGGTAGTTCTCTATATTGATCTACCTACGTTAATTTAGGcttatccttcttcttcaagaatagTTCATTAGTAGTACACATTTAGTTTGGCAGCTCATCTTCTAatagaaaattttttcactcaCTGGTTACGACTTTCGTCTCAACGTATTAAATGACAGATTAGGATAATACTCTTGAAATATTACAGTGAATATGTAGCGatggtcaattgacctATATATCATTGTATTGGCCAGAATTTCTCAGTCTGGGAAAGTCCGTTCGACTTCCTGAAGGTAATTTGTCTTTTCCCATTGGAAGATCGTCTCCGGGATCGATGCTTCTTCCGATTCTTCTTTTATCATTTCGAGTACTTTACCGATCTTCGAAACGTTTCCTGAAGGGTCAAGGCTATTAGATTCTTGCGAGGCAGGGTTTTGCCTTTCGGTCTCAATGTTTGGAGGTCTTACCAGCCCTTCAACAGATTCTTCGGGAAATACACGCTGACAATCATTTGAGGGCAATGCGGCAGGTACTTCTGAAGCTATCGCTATCTCCCGGGTCGGTGCGTCATCCTTTGGAAGTTTCTCTGGAGTAGTGTTATCATACCTACCGTCTTCCCGTGGGAAAACACGTTCGACAGATTCAAGAGAACTATTATTATTGGGGAAAATACGCTCAACGTCCGGCGTTGGCTCTAAAGTTTCCATCTTTGGGAATGTTCTGCTGGGTGTGTCATTGATTGGTTCAACTTTTGGAGAAACCTCTAGTACTGGCTCATTTTTTGGGAATACTCTCTCTGGTTGTGCGCTTCTGGGCCCTTCTTCGTAGGTTTCGTTCCTTTCAGGCTCATCTTGCATAATCCGTGCGCTCAATCCTTCCCAATCAACCACTTGTGTTTCATCGTCTACAGCATTAGGACCGCATGGGGCAGAGGGAGGTTCAATGCTCATCTCTTCGAAAAAATGTAGCAAACCATACTCCTCTTGAAAATCACGGTACAGCCTGTTCCATCTAGTATGGTAAGCATTATTTTCGCTGCTAACCCAACCTTTCCAAGGCTTATTTTCTCCAATGAAATGGACCAATTTAACTTGAGATTTGAAGTATTTCAGAGCCGGTGAGTTTTGATACCCATAATTTGGCATGGTGACATTATATATAAATGGCAATCTCACCCATTCATAGGTGGACGAATTTTGGGCTGCACAATATGGGTTaaaaaattgattaaaGACCCCTTGATCCGCACCATCGATTGACGTTTGTCGTCTGATAAACTTCTGAAGTCGTGAAGCGAGTTGTTTATCAGGGGCTAGCATAAGAACTCCACTATTAAACATATCAGGCCAGCCGATATCTGGAGCACCACCGATTTGAGAGCTCTTTTGCTCGGGAATTAAATCAAATATATTAAGGAATTCCTCGTTGAGAGGTAAAGTATCCCCATCCAAATACAACACTTGATCAAACTGTGTCAGTTCCCATAGTCTTGCTTTGATAAGCGTAAAAGATAACTCCGGTCTACCCAATAATTTTAAATTCTCAGCGTTTTTCCTGACACAATATTCATGATCATCTAAGGGGTTCACTTCGTAAATATAGTCGTAAAGTCTTCGCAGCAACTTCTTGGACAAATCACTCATAGTGTTGTTATACAAATCCTTCGAGATAACCAAACAGGTAGCGACCTCCTTCCTGTTTCTCaagatcttgttcaactgATAACCAAGGGTAAACACCCCGGGAAGATATTCCGTTGTATAGAGTAGAGTCGCCACAGCATACCTGGGTTTCGACATCCTCACTAATCTTCGAAATTAGTTATTTCTAACTTTTACAGCTGTCTAATATCCCCACATAGTATAagtatttcttgaaatctaaTGGGTTGTGGGGCCGAG
This window encodes:
- the TDEL0H00940 gene encoding glycosyltransferase family 8 protein (similar to Saccharomyces cerevisiae GLG2 (YJL137C) and GLG1 (YKR058W); ancestral locus Anc_1.212); this encodes MSKPRYAVATLLYTTEYLPGVFTLGYQLNKILRNRKEVATCLVISKDLYNNTMSDLSKKLLRRLYDYIYEVNPLDDHEYCVRKNAENLKLLGRPELSFTLIKARLWELTQFDQVLYLDGDTLPLNEEFLNIFDLIPEQKSSQIGGAPDIGWPDMFNSGVLMLAPDKQLASRLQKFIRRQTSIDGADQGVFNQFFNPYCAAQNSSTYEWVRLPFIYNVTMPNYGYQNSPALKYFKSQVKLVHFIGENKPWKGWVSSENNAYHTRWNRLYRDFQEEYGLLHFFEEMSIEPPSAPCGPNAVDDETQVVDWEGLSARIMQDEPERNETYEEGPRSAQPERVFPKNEPVLEVSPKVEPINDTPSRTFPKMETLEPTPDVERIFPNNNSSLESVERVFPREDGRYDNTTPEKLPKDDAPTREIAIASEVPAALPSNDCQRVFPEESVEGLVRPPNIETERQNPASQESNSLDPSGNVSKIGKVLEMIKEESEEASIPETIFQWEKTNYLQEVERTFPD